A single region of the bacterium genome encodes:
- the pyrC gene encoding dihydroorotase, translating to MLERVVCATARVFARAIVMPNLSPPVATIAQAEGYAARIAAAAPPETGFTPLMTLYLTDETSAGEIARAAASPSVFAVKLYPKGATTNSASGVEGLDALAPVLEAMEAHDVPLLVHGESTAPQDDVFDRERVFLEDTLAPLVERHAGLRVVFEHITTSEAAAFVAEAPPRVGATITPQHLLLNRNALFEGGLRPHHYCLPVLKREGDREALVAAATSGDPSFFLGTDSAPHARHTKEAGCGCAGIYSAPVAIESYAEVFAEAEALDRFEGFASHHGPDFYRLPRNRERIALVREDWAGPESDGDGPEGLEVFWAGRTFRYRFDGLTR from the coding sequence ATGCTCGAGCGGGTGGTCTGCGCGACCGCGCGGGTCTTTGCGCGGGCGATCGTGATGCCGAATCTCTCGCCGCCGGTCGCGACCATCGCCCAGGCGGAAGGGTACGCCGCGCGGATCGCGGCGGCGGCACCGCCGGAGACCGGCTTCACGCCGCTCATGACCCTCTACCTGACCGACGAGACGAGCGCCGGGGAGATCGCCCGGGCGGCGGCCTCTCCATCGGTCTTCGCCGTCAAGCTCTATCCGAAAGGCGCGACGACGAACTCGGCTTCGGGGGTCGAGGGGCTCGATGCGCTCGCGCCGGTCCTCGAGGCGATGGAGGCACACGACGTCCCGCTCCTCGTCCACGGCGAGTCGACGGCGCCGCAGGACGACGTCTTCGATCGCGAGCGCGTCTTCCTCGAGGACACCCTCGCGCCGCTGGTCGAGCGCCATGCCGGCCTGCGCGTGGTCTTCGAGCACATCACCACGTCCGAGGCCGCGGCCTTCGTCGCCGAAGCCCCGCCGCGGGTCGGCGCGACGATCACGCCCCAGCACCTGCTCCTCAATCGCAACGCGCTCTTCGAGGGCGGGCTGCGTCCCCACCACTACTGCCTTCCCGTGTTGAAGCGGGAGGGGGATCGCGAGGCGCTCGTCGCCGCCGCGACCTCCGGAGACCCGAGCTTCTTCCTCGGGACGGACAGCGCACCCCACGCCCGTCACACCAAGGAAGCGGGCTGCGGCTGCGCGGGGATCTACAGCGCGCCCGTCGCGATCGAGTCGTACGCGGAGGTCTTCGCCGAGGCGGAGGCCCTCGATCGCTTCGAGGGCTTCGCGAGCCACCACGGTCCCGACTTCTACCGACTCCCGCGGAACCGGGAGCGGATCGCCCTCGTGCGCGAGGATTGGGCGGGGCCGGAGAGCGATGGGGACGGGCCCGAAGGGCTCGAGGTGTTCTGGGCGGGTCGGACCTTCCGCTATCGCTTCGACGGCCTCACCCGCTAG
- a CDS encoding chalcone isomerase family protein, with protein MPRHRSLSRPRALLAALTVLLAAPPSFAAEIEDVPFPDQVTSDAGPMPLFGLGLLRYRVLFRGYVGGLYLPTDVRPNRLFEDVPKALELYYFWDIEGRFFGEAADELLARSLPPERLAALRSRLDRLHALYRDVEEGDRYRLTYSPGVGTTLTLNGEALGTIPGADFAADYFGIWLGDDPLNAPFRDQMLRGLSKRPE; from the coding sequence TTGCCGCGCCACCGTTCGCTTTCGCGCCCGCGTGCGCTGCTCGCCGCCCTGACGGTGCTCCTCGCCGCTCCGCCCTCGTTCGCCGCCGAGATCGAGGACGTGCCGTTCCCCGACCAGGTCACCTCCGATGCCGGCCCGATGCCCCTCTTCGGGCTCGGCCTGCTCCGCTACCGCGTCCTCTTCCGCGGCTATGTCGGGGGTCTCTACCTGCCGACCGACGTCCGCCCGAACCGGCTCTTCGAAGACGTGCCGAAGGCCCTCGAGCTCTACTACTTCTGGGACATCGAGGGGCGCTTCTTCGGCGAGGCGGCCGACGAGCTCCTCGCGCGCTCCCTGCCCCCGGAGCGCCTGGCTGCGCTCCGGAGCCGCCTCGACCGTTTACACGCCTTGTACCGGGACGTCGAGGAAGGCGACCGCTACCGACTGACCTACAGCCCTGGCGTCGGAACGACCCTCACCCTGAACGGCGAAGCCCTCGGCACGATTCCGGGGGCGGATTTCGCCGCGGACTACTTCGGCATCTGGCTCGGGGACGACCCCCTCAATGCGCCGTTCCGTGATCAGATGCTCCGAGGTCTCTCGAAGCGACCGGAATGA
- a CDS encoding GNAT family N-acetyltransferase encodes MTRCTLEHIPVGGADAAEHRACLEACHALRRVVFVDEQRVDANLEWDDLDALAEHFLARRTGDALPLGTARLRVVAGRAKAERVAVRADARETGVGRALMEALEVRARARGCAEIVLDAQLTALPFYEALGYVAEGPIFEEAGIDHRAMRRVLGDDERPATPTADASPSG; translated from the coding sequence ATGACGCGCTGCACGCTGGAGCACATCCCGGTCGGCGGGGCCGACGCGGCCGAACACCGCGCCTGCCTCGAAGCCTGCCACGCCCTTCGTCGCGTCGTCTTCGTGGATGAGCAGCGCGTCGATGCGAACCTCGAGTGGGACGACCTGGACGCGCTCGCGGAGCACTTCCTGGCTCGCCGCACCGGGGACGCGCTGCCACTGGGCACGGCGCGACTTCGCGTCGTCGCGGGTCGGGCCAAGGCCGAGCGCGTCGCGGTCCGCGCAGACGCCCGCGAGACCGGAGTCGGTCGCGCCCTGATGGAGGCTCTCGAGGTGCGGGCCCGAGCGCGGGGTTGTGCAGAGATCGTGCTCGATGCGCAGCTGACCGCACTCCCGTTCTACGAGGCCCTTGGCTACGTCGCGGAGGGTCCGATCTTCGAAGAGGCGGGCATCGATCACCGCGCCATGCGCCGCGTCCTCGGCGACGACGAGCGCCCCGCGACACCGACCGCGGACGCCTCGCCTAGCGGGTGA